The following proteins come from a genomic window of Longimicrobiaceae bacterium:
- a CDS encoding GNAT family N-acetyltransferase — protein MGDLDLSLVVKEITELDEFRSYQALTRFHYRDETLFGRTARLVVRAFHPLYPSIIGYVELTSPFYMNKARSRFLDAPFDHHGVRWDMWDLAAQKRHVHRVVRIARCVVYPEFRGLGLGRRLVAHATEFARTRWQSGQLKPLFLEISADMLRFVPFAEAAGMTWIGETEGNLARVAKDMGYLLRNRERVNERSILDPETHGIVQIQVNRMNRAAELLDQLGITSDELVERLSSLANGGKPGDLDVFRTLLSLPKPTYLMGLTPEVDSWVRRRAQDLGLSVPRERWRPGTTPLTEPVVAEGLSVIRRSDPGRTERTIEVQRAFGLTEGPIEQPVLSDVGFAVGPGEVLLITGASGSGKSTLIETLRAQVVPNGGKLKFPRSVKVAVLGPLASQQPLIEHFSAPGVGVAAALELLGWVGLSDAFVYLKRFAELSAGQQYRAMLADLLAQGANVWIADEFCANLDPITASLVADRAQHLARRLSAALIVATANPENVLTALRPDSVLQLTTATESRLFGGAEYTQLLAPPRRHYPAHEISAPAAPMR, from the coding sequence ATGGGTGACCTCGACCTCTCGCTGGTGGTTAAGGAGATTACCGAGCTGGACGAGTTCCGCTCCTACCAGGCGTTGACACGATTCCACTACCGGGACGAGACGCTTTTTGGCCGAACAGCCCGCTTGGTGGTGCGCGCCTTCCACCCGCTCTATCCCTCGATCATCGGGTATGTGGAGCTAACCTCGCCGTTTTACATGAACAAGGCGAGGAGCCGCTTTCTTGACGCGCCGTTCGACCATCACGGGGTTCGGTGGGACATGTGGGATCTCGCCGCGCAGAAGCGGCACGTGCACCGCGTGGTGCGGATCGCTCGCTGCGTGGTCTACCCGGAGTTCCGCGGGCTTGGACTGGGCCGTCGCCTAGTAGCGCACGCGACCGAGTTTGCGCGGACCCGCTGGCAGTCGGGCCAACTCAAACCTCTCTTCCTTGAGATCTCCGCGGACATGCTGCGGTTCGTACCCTTTGCCGAAGCCGCCGGCATGACCTGGATCGGGGAGACGGAGGGTAACCTTGCCCGTGTTGCGAAGGACATGGGCTATCTGCTCCGCAACCGCGAGCGCGTCAACGAGAGGTCCATCCTCGATCCCGAGACGCACGGGATCGTGCAGATCCAGGTCAACCGGATGAACCGTGCGGCCGAGCTCTTAGACCAGCTTGGAATCACATCAGACGAGCTGGTGGAGCGTCTCTCAAGCCTCGCGAACGGCGGCAAGCCAGGCGACCTCGACGTCTTCCGCACTCTGCTCAGCCTCCCAAAGCCCACCTACCTGATGGGGCTCACGCCGGAGGTCGACAGCTGGGTGCGGCGCCGCGCCCAGGACTTAGGACTTTCAGTGCCACGGGAGCGCTGGCGGCCAGGGACGACGCCGCTCACGGAGCCCGTCGTGGCAGAGGGACTCAGCGTTATCCGCCGCAGCGACCCAGGCCGAACCGAACGCACCATCGAAGTCCAGCGGGCGTTCGGGCTCACGGAGGGTCCGATCGAGCAGCCAGTGCTCAGCGACGTAGGCTTTGCTGTGGGCCCTGGAGAGGTGCTGCTGATCACTGGGGCTTCCGGCTCCGGCAAGTCGACACTTATTGAGACCCTCCGTGCCCAGGTTGTCCCGAATGGGGGAAAGCTCAAGTTCCCACGCAGCGTCAAGGTCGCCGTGCTAGGGCCGCTTGCCTCGCAGCAGCCTCTGATCGAGCATTTCAGCGCGCCCGGTGTGGGGGTAGCCGCCGCCCTAGAACTCCTCGGCTGGGTTGGGCTCTCGGATGCCTTCGTGTACCTGAAGCGCTTCGCTGAGCTCTCCGCTGGGCAGCAATATCGTGCCATGCTGGCCGATCTTCTCGCGCAGGGCGCAAACGTCTGGATCGCCGACGAGTTCTGCGCCAACTTGGACCCGATTACGGCTAGTCTCGTCGCCGACCGCGCCCAGCACCTCGCGCGCCGCCTCAGCGCTGCACTCATCGTCGCGACCGCCAACCCCGAGAACGTGCTCACAGCTCTCCGGCCCGACTCAGTGCTACAGCTCACCACCGCCACGGAGAGCCGCCTCTTCGGCGGGGCCGAGTACACGCAGCTGCTGGCCCCACCACGCCGGCACTACCCGGCGCACGAGATTTCCGCTCCGGCCGCGCCAATGCGCTAA
- a CDS encoding MobA/MobL family protein: protein MLILPTVPSTRLRAFSRSDGHNAARASAYRAGAAVTDHHGEVHDFSRRRGVLETHLVGWSMRRDDRIAAALTELWSTAQDAEAASNAVEAREFRFDLPGGNAPEWQQVRKEIALGIGRKLRGDLGVAVQISLHAPGEEGDERNWHCHAMSTDRKVRDDGTFSSFKVPLFQDRAACGAYLNELRAHLCMESNRAFAAMGVQHERWDHRTYREIYAGLNAERTREGLERLEVPRPMQHEGPAVTAQRRKAARVNAPPESEVAAANDRIRAESAVVHQRNRARIARDPLIRSLRLRLLRLAELDELIARAPSIDSHEYGDYVSRHTRLMRQVGGVTDLRKAVVALPSPARELLREAHPQEVERASRSPDLSTGLGR, encoded by the coding sequence GTGCTCATCCTACCCACCGTCCCCTCGACCCGCCTGCGCGCCTTCTCCCGCTCCGATGGCCACAACGCCGCACGGGCGAGCGCCTACCGGGCTGGTGCTGCCGTCACTGACCACCATGGGGAGGTCCATGACTTCTCCCGGCGGCGCGGTGTTCTGGAGACGCACCTGGTCGGCTGGAGCATGCGTCGCGACGACCGCATCGCGGCAGCGCTCACGGAGCTCTGGAGCACCGCGCAGGATGCCGAGGCGGCCAGTAACGCCGTCGAGGCGCGAGAGTTCCGCTTCGACCTGCCGGGCGGGAATGCGCCCGAGTGGCAGCAGGTTCGCAAAGAAATCGCGCTGGGGATCGGGCGGAAGCTCCGTGGAGACCTGGGCGTCGCGGTGCAGATCAGCCTCCACGCTCCCGGCGAGGAGGGGGATGAGCGCAACTGGCACTGCCACGCGATGTCCACCGATCGGAAGGTGCGCGACGACGGGACGTTCTCCTCCTTCAAGGTGCCGCTGTTCCAGGACCGCGCCGCATGCGGAGCGTACCTGAACGAGCTTCGCGCCCACCTCTGTATGGAGTCGAACCGGGCGTTCGCGGCGATGGGTGTCCAGCACGAGCGCTGGGACCACCGCACCTACCGGGAGATCTACGCCGGCCTGAACGCCGAACGCACGCGGGAGGGCCTGGAGCGCCTGGAGGTGCCGCGCCCCATGCAGCACGAGGGACCGGCGGTCACCGCCCAGCGCAGGAAGGCGGCGCGGGTGAACGCGCCACCGGAGTCGGAGGTGGCTGCCGCGAACGACCGCATCCGCGCGGAGAGCGCAGTGGTTCACCAGCGCAACCGGGCGCGGATCGCGCGCGACCCCCTGATCCGCAGCTTGCGCCTGCGCCTGCTCCGCCTCGCGGAACTGGACGAGCTGATCGCCCGCGCACCCTCAATCGACTCCCACGAGTACGGCGACTACGTGTCTCGCCACACCCGGCTCATGAGGCAGGTGGGCGGGGTCACGGACCTGAGGAAGGCCGTGGTCGCTCTGCCCAGCCCAGCAAGGGAGCTGCTGCGCGAGGCCCATCCGCAGGAGGTGGAGCGGGCGAGCCGGAGCCCCGACCTGTCGACTGGGCTCGGCCGCTGA
- a CDS encoding helicase-related protein gives MSSRSPWGPADEQTLLARYLARRVAENLSGRAQAECLGNAPHDVYFVGNLRPLTHPDPNSPGGAARDELRSKLAPMAFGMDFAVHPDDTDRLETEVRVGWSVYYRVFPGREQQRRYQIERSTLGGSPEARVGRSRDASEESAGRAYRETVPAGAQAAEGGDLPSGGVQADDEDEETAETVPEAVESPIDRRASRRSSDSLFSRWRKIECATSALVRVYREGEVWRVDAAVLEAALGAELRRAEEVVKADPDALRARTVAARVQVPEDVLSSDAAYQAFLTTLRTPVEPRWAWNLETSIGPSADAGSGLVLSVVLANASPEEQQNDSNIEPFFFDVHARAEFRQGMSVPFRLDMAQRDFRYDPHLPARGFNCAVEPVQGRAGVFQTTMWPVYSQLRYATRTQPTARFADLEQNPVPVLESITTSMRASLRDWADAEAAYRRDPTWAGRHGAAFEADRAAFEDEIRRFEAGLELIRTQADIAEAFRLTNSVFHRLGDHPVPEKRKESWRLFQIVFLVSQLPGMAALLPGAGPAALLERESVDIVYFPTGGGKTEAYLGVIVFHCFFDRFRGKRAGVTAWTRFPLRLLTLQQTQRMADVIGIAELVRRGHQDARLSGADIDPFAVGYFVGKTGSPNELVSPTSPNAKAEDQVTWAKASDPIARQDWKRVARCPACRTTSVEVDFDAQAIRILHRCTNQGCPFPGGVLPVYVVDNDAFRYLPAVMVGTIDKLAGLGNQRRISQLFGFVTGRCPDHGYLSGNCCQKGCTQRRRLPAPQGLSGPTLFVQDELHLLKEGLGTFDAHYETFAQRLLARFGQDRPLKIIASSATIEAFDRQVEHLYGRPRDRARIFPGPGPEAGHSFYAGTQDFPQRLYVGLIPHNKTIFNAVLELLERYHREVSHLQRLPAGSPNPYGGQYPPGTPQWAALLDLYQTSLTYFNATRELNSFRTDVEGDVNPTLEGDGIGRVGLYEMTGSTPTDEVSSTLQHLETAQPGGQDAVLATNMVSHGVDVDRLNAMIFYGMPRQNAEYIQASSRVGRSHVGIVFVCLHPARERDRSHFAYFTKYHEFVGKLIEPVAINRWAKFSVERTLPGLFMATLLQDIANHSGEANPNVFYMLNALRQRITDGRLRAEQFLPLLEDAYLVSAPANPTEEAVRTEIQRRVRLFLDQIVTADPAKLFVSDALRPGALTSLRDVDETVPIELDTDGAVWARAAARV, from the coding sequence GTGAGCAGCCGTTCCCCCTGGGGGCCGGCGGACGAGCAGACTCTGCTCGCCCGCTACCTAGCGCGCCGCGTCGCCGAGAACCTCTCCGGCCGAGCACAGGCCGAGTGCCTCGGCAACGCGCCACACGACGTCTATTTCGTGGGCAACCTACGTCCGCTCACGCACCCGGATCCGAACTCCCCGGGCGGCGCCGCGCGCGACGAGCTGCGGAGCAAGCTCGCGCCGATGGCGTTCGGAATGGACTTCGCGGTGCACCCGGACGACACCGACCGGCTTGAGACGGAGGTCCGCGTGGGGTGGTCGGTCTACTACCGCGTCTTCCCGGGCCGCGAGCAGCAGCGCCGCTACCAGATCGAGCGCTCCACGCTCGGTGGCTCGCCTGAGGCGCGGGTCGGGAGGAGCCGGGACGCCAGCGAGGAGAGCGCTGGGCGCGCCTACAGAGAAACCGTGCCCGCAGGCGCGCAAGCGGCCGAGGGCGGTGACCTCCCTTCGGGTGGGGTCCAAGCGGATGACGAGGATGAGGAAACCGCTGAGACCGTACCTGAGGCGGTCGAATCTCCGATTGACCGCCGCGCAAGCCGGCGTTCCAGCGACTCTCTCTTCAGCCGATGGCGCAAGATTGAGTGCGCGACTTCGGCCCTCGTGCGCGTCTACCGGGAGGGAGAGGTCTGGCGCGTTGATGCGGCGGTGCTTGAGGCCGCACTCGGGGCCGAGCTCCGGCGCGCCGAGGAGGTGGTGAAAGCCGATCCGGATGCGCTGCGCGCGCGGACGGTGGCCGCCCGCGTACAGGTGCCGGAGGACGTACTCTCCAGCGATGCGGCCTACCAAGCCTTCCTGACCACGCTGCGCACGCCGGTCGAGCCCCGCTGGGCGTGGAACCTTGAGACGAGCATCGGACCGAGCGCAGACGCGGGCAGTGGTCTCGTCCTCTCCGTGGTGCTCGCCAACGCGTCACCCGAGGAGCAGCAGAACGATTCCAACATCGAGCCCTTCTTCTTCGACGTCCACGCGCGGGCTGAGTTCCGCCAGGGCATGTCCGTCCCCTTCCGCCTCGACATGGCCCAGCGGGACTTCCGATACGACCCGCACCTCCCCGCACGCGGCTTCAACTGCGCGGTCGAGCCGGTTCAGGGCCGCGCCGGTGTGTTCCAGACCACGATGTGGCCCGTTTACTCGCAGCTGCGCTATGCGACTCGCACGCAGCCTACGGCCCGCTTTGCCGACTTGGAGCAGAACCCGGTGCCTGTTCTCGAGTCGATCACCACGTCGATGCGCGCCTCACTCCGCGACTGGGCGGACGCCGAGGCAGCGTACAGAAGGGACCCGACCTGGGCCGGAAGGCACGGCGCTGCATTCGAGGCCGACCGAGCAGCCTTCGAGGACGAGATCCGTAGGTTCGAGGCAGGCCTGGAGCTGATCCGCACCCAGGCCGACATCGCCGAGGCGTTCCGGCTCACCAACTCCGTCTTCCACCGCCTCGGTGACCATCCGGTGCCGGAGAAGCGGAAAGAGAGCTGGCGCCTGTTCCAGATCGTGTTCCTCGTCTCGCAGCTGCCGGGGATGGCTGCCCTGCTGCCGGGTGCGGGTCCGGCCGCGCTCCTCGAGCGTGAGAGCGTCGACATTGTCTACTTCCCCACTGGCGGCGGGAAGACCGAGGCCTACCTCGGCGTCATCGTGTTCCACTGCTTCTTTGACCGCTTCCGCGGCAAGCGCGCGGGGGTGACCGCCTGGACCCGCTTTCCGCTGCGGTTGCTCACCCTGCAGCAGACGCAGCGCATGGCCGACGTCATCGGCATTGCAGAACTGGTGCGCCGGGGCCATCAAGACGCTCGCCTCTCGGGAGCGGACATCGATCCTTTCGCAGTCGGCTACTTCGTTGGAAAGACCGGCTCACCTAACGAGCTGGTCTCGCCCACCTCTCCGAACGCCAAAGCGGAGGACCAAGTCACGTGGGCAAAGGCCTCCGACCCGATTGCCCGACAGGACTGGAAGCGCGTCGCCCGCTGCCCTGCGTGCCGCACCACAAGCGTGGAGGTCGACTTCGATGCGCAGGCGATCCGCATCCTCCACCGGTGCACGAACCAGGGGTGCCCCTTTCCGGGCGGCGTCCTCCCCGTGTACGTGGTCGACAACGATGCCTTCCGCTACTTGCCCGCGGTCATGGTCGGGACCATCGACAAGCTGGCCGGGCTCGGCAACCAGCGGCGGATTTCCCAGCTCTTCGGATTCGTGACGGGACGGTGCCCTGATCACGGATATCTCTCGGGCAACTGCTGTCAGAAAGGGTGCACCCAGCGGCGGCGTCTGCCGGCACCCCAAGGGCTCTCGGGCCCGACGCTCTTCGTCCAGGACGAGCTCCACCTCCTCAAGGAGGGGCTTGGCACCTTCGACGCTCATTACGAGACCTTCGCGCAGCGGCTCCTCGCCCGCTTCGGCCAGGACCGGCCGCTCAAGATCATCGCGTCCTCGGCGACGATCGAGGCGTTCGACCGGCAGGTGGAGCACCTCTACGGCCGGCCGCGCGACCGGGCGCGCATCTTCCCAGGGCCGGGGCCGGAGGCCGGTCACTCGTTCTACGCCGGCACTCAGGACTTCCCGCAGCGGCTGTACGTGGGCCTGATCCCCCACAACAAGACCATCTTCAACGCCGTGCTCGAGCTGCTCGAGCGATATCATCGGGAGGTCTCCCACCTCCAGCGCCTGCCTGCCGGCTCGCCCAACCCGTACGGAGGCCAATACCCGCCCGGGACGCCGCAGTGGGCCGCGCTGCTTGACCTCTATCAAACCTCGCTCACCTACTTCAACGCCACGCGGGAGCTGAACTCCTTCCGCACCGACGTGGAGGGTGACGTGAACCCGACGCTGGAGGGCGACGGCATAGGCCGGGTTGGGCTGTACGAGATGACGGGGTCGACGCCAACCGACGAAGTCTCCTCCACGCTCCAGCACCTCGAGACGGCTCAGCCCGGCGGCCAAGACGCCGTGCTCGCCACCAATATGGTGAGCCACGGCGTCGACGTGGACCGACTGAACGCAATGATCTTCTACGGGATGCCCCGCCAGAATGCGGAGTACATCCAGGCATCCAGCCGTGTGGGCCGCTCGCACGTAGGCATCGTCTTCGTCTGTCTCCATCCGGCGCGCGAGCGGGACCGGAGCCACTTCGCCTACTTCACGAAGTACCACGAGTTCGTGGGCAAGCTGATCGAGCCGGTGGCGATAAACCGCTGGGCAAAGTTCAGCGTCGAGCGCACGCTGCCGGGCCTCTTCATGGCCACACTGCTCCAAGACATCGCCAACCACTCGGGCGAGGCGAACCCGAACGTCTTCTACATGCTGAACGCGCTCCGCCAGCGGATCACCGATGGGCGGCTACGGGCGGAGCAGTTCCTCCCTCTGCTTGAGGACGCCTACCTCGTTTCCGCCCCCGCGAACCCGACCGAGGAGGCCGTGCGCACCGAGATCCAGCGCCGGGTCCGGCTGTTCCTCGATCAGATCGTGACGGCCGACCCCGCCAAGCTGTTCGTCTCCGACGCCCTGCGTCCCGGCGCGCTGACCAGCCTCCGGGATGTCGACGAAACCGTCCCCATTGAGCTCGACACAGACGGCGCCGTCTGGGCCCGCGCCGCCGCCCGGGTTTGA
- a CDS encoding IS5 family transposase, whose product MLGRNDSQPALFQMVDLEALVPADHRLRKLNAVLDLSFVRGAVAGCYSAGRGRPSLDPELVIRMLLLGTLYNLSDRELCEEIGMHVGMRWFCRLNLHDPVPDHSTLSKLKERWAEAGVFERVFDQVVRQCAEAGLVSGRHVSIDGTQVQANASMKSLAPLEPKPDLTPIPPEEDPDPPPGGGRAKEPQPQGAWSGHGVKYSNQTHRSTSDPQARLYRKEKGKETRLCYLLHDLIDTKSRVILRRKVSRAHSSAEREVALAMLDEVLEKKEALALPNRPEVASLDAGYGIGSFAADMLERVVLPHVPLQASPEPEVVPTWKRRTSDLATQRRRREKVRQAQARNRVRSLHRSRGYAVSRKLRIRSEHTFAEAKTRHGMARARGRGCERVQVQADLVGIVQSLKRLAAFRGRTRRGSLQARSRTPSSVRRSLRWTPSSVIARRRPARQLRATQLRRATSSTAF is encoded by the coding sequence ATGCTCGGACGCAACGACTCCCAACCGGCGCTGTTCCAGATGGTGGACTTGGAGGCTCTGGTCCCGGCGGATCATCGCCTTCGCAAGCTCAACGCGGTGCTCGACCTCTCGTTCGTGCGCGGGGCGGTCGCTGGCTGCTACAGCGCAGGTCGAGGACGACCAAGCCTCGATCCGGAGTTGGTCATCCGGATGCTGCTGCTGGGCACGCTCTACAACCTCTCGGACCGGGAGCTGTGCGAAGAGATCGGCATGCACGTGGGGATGCGCTGGTTCTGCCGGCTCAACCTGCACGACCCGGTGCCGGACCACTCCACGCTCTCCAAGCTCAAGGAGCGCTGGGCGGAGGCGGGCGTTTTCGAACGAGTCTTCGACCAGGTGGTACGCCAGTGCGCTGAAGCGGGGCTGGTCTCGGGGCGGCACGTCTCGATCGACGGCACGCAGGTGCAGGCCAACGCAAGTATGAAGAGCCTGGCGCCCCTGGAGCCGAAGCCGGACCTCACGCCGATCCCGCCGGAAGAGGATCCGGACCCGCCGCCGGGCGGAGGCCGTGCGAAGGAGCCGCAGCCCCAAGGGGCGTGGAGCGGGCACGGGGTCAAGTACAGCAACCAGACGCACCGCTCCACGAGCGATCCCCAGGCGCGGCTCTACCGCAAGGAGAAGGGGAAAGAGACGCGGCTGTGCTATCTGCTGCACGACTTGATCGACACGAAGAGCCGCGTGATCCTGCGTCGCAAGGTCAGCCGAGCCCACTCCTCCGCCGAGCGGGAGGTCGCCTTGGCGATGCTCGACGAGGTGCTGGAGAAGAAAGAGGCCCTGGCGCTGCCGAACCGGCCGGAGGTGGCCAGTCTGGACGCGGGCTACGGGATTGGCTCGTTCGCCGCCGACATGCTGGAGCGGGTGGTCCTCCCCCACGTGCCGCTGCAGGCCAGCCCGGAGCCCGAGGTGGTTCCGACCTGGAAGCGTCGCACCTCTGATCTGGCAACGCAGCGGCGCCGGCGCGAGAAGGTGCGCCAGGCGCAGGCCCGCAACCGAGTGCGCTCCCTGCACCGCAGCCGCGGCTACGCGGTCAGCCGCAAGTTGCGCATCCGCAGTGAGCACACCTTCGCCGAGGCAAAGACCCGGCACGGGATGGCCCGGGCACGCGGCAGAGGCTGTGAACGCGTGCAAGTGCAGGCGGACCTTGTCGGGATCGTGCAGAGCCTAAAGCGGCTGGCCGCTTTCCGGGGCCGGACAAGGCGCGGGAGCCTCCAGGCCCGCTCCCGCACCCCTTCTTCCGTCCGCCGGTCCCTTCGCTGGACGCCTTCCTCTGTCATCGCTCGGAGGCGACCGGCACGCCAGCTACGCGCAACTCAACTCAGAAGAGCGACTTCTTCAACAGCCTTCTAG